The Spinacia oleracea cultivar Varoflay chromosome 2, BTI_SOV_V1, whole genome shotgun sequence DNA segment ATCATGCCCTCACCATGGTTTCAACCAATGGCTTGTTGTTCAAAGCTTCTATGATGGCCTACATCCTACATCGAGATCTCACCTAGATGCGGGTGTCGGTGGTCAAATTAAGAAGCTTCCGGTGGATCAAGTGGAGAAGATGATTGAGGAAATAGCAAAACTCCATGCATGGGGTAGTGATAGAAGAGCTACTCCGaagaaaagtgttggtggtaagCATGAGATTGACACCATTGATTTCTTGAACTCAAAATTTGACATGCTAGCAAAGAGGCTTGAAAAATCTGACATGAGTTCTACATGTGCTCCGGTCCAAGTAATGTCTTGTGAGATTTGTGGAGGTGTTGATCATCTCTCTTCCTATTGTAACTCCACCATGGAGCAAGCGGCGGCCATAAATCCAAGATTTGATCCTTATTCTCAAACATACAATTCGGGGTGGAGACACCACCCAAATTTCTCATACAAGGACAATCAAGGGATTCAACCACCTCCTCCTCCTCAAGAACAACAAGCTCCTCAACGCCCAACACCCATTCCACCATATAGGACTCCGGGTTTCAATCAAGGTGCTTACAACCAAGGTGGGTACAACCAAGGAGATTCATCTCAACCTAAGCCTCAATTCAATCAAGCTCCTCCTCAAAAGTCAAATCTTGAGTCCATCATGGAGACCTTTCATTGCTCATCAAACCAAGACAAATGTGGATATCGACAAGCGCCTAAGTGAGGTAACTTCTTCGGTCCAACAACTCCAAGCCCACAACAAGATCATAGAGACTCAATTGGGTCAAATTGCACAACATGTGGGAAGTTCTTCTTCAAGTTCTGATCCTCAACTTCCGAGCCAAACTATTTTGAACCCAAAAGAGCACATAAAAGCAATCACTTTGAGATCGAGAAAGGGCTATGAAGGTCCGGTCATGAGAGAAGAGGTAGCCACAAAGAGAGATGAGGGATGTGGAGAAGAAGAGAAAGTTGAGATTGAAAGAGTGAAAAGTGAGCAAAGTGAGCAAACACAATGTGAGAAGAGTGACTCAAAGAGTGAAGAGGTTGTGATTAAGGAGAGTGAAAAAGCTCCCATGAAACCCTACAAGCCACCCATCCCTTTTCCTCATAGGGTGGTTGAGAAGAAGTTGAATGAGAAATATTCTAAGTTTCTTGATGTCATGAAGGGGTTACAAGTGAACATTCCTTTCCTCCATGCCATGGCACAAATGCCAACTTATGCAAAGTTGTTGAAAGAACTTCTTACCAACAAGGCGAAGCTTGAAGAAGCAACCGTTTCTCTTCCTATGGAAGTGAGTGCTATCATTCAAAACAAGCTTCTAGAAAAGCATAGTGATCCGGGTAGCTTCTCAATACCGGTGAAGATTGGTGATCTAGAGCTAAAGAATGCCCTTTGTGATCTTGGGGCAAGTGTTAGCCTTATGCCTCTCTCTATGGCTCAAAGGCTAAATGTTTGGAGAATGAAGCCTACACGGATGTCACTTCAACTAGCCGACCGTTCGGTTAGAACACCCTTGGGAGTTTTGGAAGATGTCCCGGTccaagttggaagagtttttgtgCCTTGTGATTTTGTCATTATGGAGATGGAAGAAGACTCCAAGGTTCCTCTTATTCTAGGAAGGCCTTTCCTTTCTACGGCGGGAGTTGTTATTGATGTGAAAGATGGGCGGTTGACTTTGAATGTTGGAGATGAGAAAATCACTTTTACTCTTCAACAGTCAATGAACTCACCCATGATGAATGAAGTCCACCGCATTGACACCTTGAAAGAGGACTTGAAGGAATTTAGAGAAATGATTGAAGTGAAAGACCCATTGCAAGCTATCATAATGGGAAGAGATTTTGAGGAAAGTGAGGAAGTAAAGGGGTACAAGATGCTCCTTGATGAAGCACCGGTCCACCGTGGAAAGTTCGAAATGCTACAAGTGGATGAAAAAGAGGAGAGGACTTCGCCTCCTCATAAGGTCGAACTCAAACCCCTTCCCCCTTCCCTTAAATATGTTTTTCTTGATGACaatgtgtaataccccgaaa contains these protein-coding regions:
- the LOC110780219 gene encoding uncharacterized protein, which encodes MREEVATKRDEGCGEEEKVEIERVKSEQSEQTQCEKSDSKSEEVVIKESEKAPMKPYKPPIPFPHRVVEKKLNEKYSKFLDVMKGLQVNIPFLHAMAQMPTYAKLLKELLTNKAKLEEATVSLPMEVSAIIQNKLLEKHSDPGSFSIPVKIGDLELKNALCDLGASVSLMPLSMAQRLNVWRMKPTRMSLQLADRSVRTPLGVLEDVPVQVGRVFVPCDFVIMEMEEDSKVPLILGRPFLSTAGVVIDVKDGRLTLNVGDEKITFTLQQSMNSPMMNEVHRIDTLKEDLKEFREMIEVKDPLQAIIMGRDFEESEEVKGYKMLLDEAPVHRGKFEMLQVDEKEERTSPPHKVELKPLPPSLKYVFLDDNV